In Salvelinus namaycush isolate Seneca chromosome 36, SaNama_1.0, whole genome shotgun sequence, one DNA window encodes the following:
- the LOC120030313 gene encoding oligosaccharyltransferase complex subunit ostc-like yields the protein METLYGVPFAVLECPNIKLKKPSWLHMPSAMTVYAIVIVSYFLITGGIIYDVIVEPPSVGSMTDEHGHQRPVAFLAYRVNGQYIMEGLASSFLFTMGGLGFIILDRSNAPNIPKLNRFLLLFIGFVSVLLSFFMARVFMRMKLPGYLMG from the exons ATGGAGACATTATACGGTGTACCTTTCGCTGTGTTGGAATGTCCCAATATAAAACTCAAAAAGCCATCATGGCTGCACATGCCCTCGGCTATGACAGTCTATGCGATCGTTATTGTATCGTACTTTCTCATCACTGGAG GCATCATCTACGATGTCATTGTGGAACCACCTAGTGTGGGGTCAATGACCGATGAACATGGACACCAGCGGCCTGTCGCCTTTTTGGCATACAG AGTGAATGGCCAATACATCATGGAAGGGTTGGCCTCCAGTTTCCTCTTCACCATGGGAGGCTTGGGCTTCATAATCCTGGATCGCTCGAATGCCCCAAACATCCCCAAACTCAACCGCTTCCTTCTGTTGTTCATCGGTTTTGTCAGTGTCCTGCTCAGCTTCTTCATGGCCAGAGTGTTCATGAGAATGAAACTGCC